In Oleiharenicola lentus, the following are encoded in one genomic region:
- a CDS encoding response regulator has product MSSHASRFRILVIDDTPAIHEDFRKILTPGTNSAPQLETLAATIFGQSSPAAAPVCFEMDTAVQGQTGLALVQDAVGEGRPYALAFVDMRMPPGWDGLETIRHLWAADPNLQVVICTAYSDHSWSTITERLGHSDNLLILKKPFDHVEVLQLTHALTRKWRLARDVEANVAQLDELLRHRTEALRGAEEGFTAAFDASPHAQAIVTLDQPEVLAVNNAFERIMGLPRSAVLGLTPENFGRGFDPGRWHALLGRLGSGMPVDDHACLYQPDAKTRRELRCSARPLTIRGRRCSIWVLRDVTEQVETERQLRQAQKMEAIGQLAAGVAHDFNNLLTIIQGYTSEVLALHPAGETRQMLEPVQAAAIRAANLTRQLLIFSRKEVVQPQELDLVGVLGELRPLLRRLIGPHIVFKCTLPARLAPVMADPANVEQVIVNLVVNARDAMPQGGRIEVSARALHLAPGSAQLQSGSAAGDYIEIAVSDTGTGISPEVLPRIFEPFFTTKEAGKGTGLGLSTVYSIVRQQGGWIRVDSTVGQGTTFFIYQPVAVAPAVPEGSVETVPGCTAPATEGPRHVLVVEDDPAVKSLLSGILRRRGIPHTLADDGVIALQIWRSTLLPFDLVVSDILMPNGVNGIELARKLREQNPQLSIILTSGFSELLADPANLNLPGGPPKVLLKPFAPEELVSAMLEACATPVA; this is encoded by the coding sequence ATGAGCTCCCACGCCTCCCGCTTTCGAATCCTCGTCATCGACGACACCCCGGCCATCCACGAGGATTTCCGGAAGATCCTCACGCCGGGCACGAATTCCGCCCCGCAGCTGGAAACGCTCGCCGCCACCATCTTCGGTCAAAGCAGCCCCGCCGCCGCGCCCGTGTGCTTCGAGATGGACACCGCGGTGCAGGGCCAGACCGGCCTCGCGCTGGTGCAGGACGCCGTCGGCGAGGGCCGGCCCTATGCACTCGCCTTCGTGGACATGCGCATGCCGCCCGGCTGGGACGGCCTCGAGACCATCCGCCACCTCTGGGCCGCCGACCCCAACCTGCAGGTCGTGATCTGCACCGCCTACTCGGACCACAGCTGGTCCACGATTACCGAACGGCTCGGACACTCGGACAACCTGCTCATTCTCAAGAAACCCTTCGATCACGTCGAGGTCCTCCAGCTCACCCACGCGCTCACCCGCAAATGGCGGCTCGCCCGCGACGTGGAGGCCAACGTCGCCCAGCTCGACGAACTGCTCCGCCACCGCACCGAAGCCCTCCGCGGCGCCGAGGAGGGTTTTACCGCGGCGTTCGACGCCAGCCCGCACGCGCAGGCCATCGTGACCCTCGACCAGCCCGAGGTGCTGGCCGTGAACAACGCCTTCGAGCGCATCATGGGCCTGCCCCGCTCCGCCGTGCTCGGCCTGACTCCGGAGAACTTCGGCCGTGGCTTCGATCCCGGCCGCTGGCACGCGCTGCTCGGGCGCCTGGGTTCCGGCATGCCGGTGGACGACCACGCCTGCCTCTACCAACCCGACGCCAAGACCCGGCGCGAGCTTCGTTGCTCGGCCCGCCCGCTCACCATCCGCGGCCGGCGCTGCTCCATCTGGGTGCTGCGCGACGTGACCGAGCAGGTAGAAACCGAGCGCCAGCTGCGCCAGGCGCAAAAGATGGAGGCCATCGGCCAGCTCGCGGCCGGCGTGGCCCACGATTTCAACAACCTGCTCACGATCATTCAGGGCTACACATCCGAGGTGCTCGCCCTGCACCCGGCCGGCGAGACGCGCCAGATGCTCGAGCCGGTGCAGGCGGCCGCCATCCGTGCGGCCAATCTCACGCGGCAGCTGCTGATTTTCAGCCGCAAGGAAGTGGTCCAGCCGCAGGAACTCGACCTCGTCGGCGTGCTCGGCGAACTCCGTCCGCTGCTGCGCCGCCTCATCGGCCCGCACATCGTCTTCAAGTGTACCCTCCCCGCCCGCCTCGCTCCCGTGATGGCCGACCCGGCCAATGTCGAGCAGGTGATTGTCAACCTCGTCGTGAACGCCCGCGATGCCATGCCGCAGGGCGGTCGCATTGAGGTCTCCGCGCGCGCGTTGCATCTCGCCCCCGGCTCCGCCCAACTCCAGTCCGGCTCCGCCGCCGGCGACTATATCGAAATCGCCGTGTCCGACACCGGCACCGGCATCAGTCCCGAGGTTTTGCCCCGCATCTTCGAACCGTTCTTCACGACCAAAGAGGCCGGCAAGGGCACCGGGCTTGGCCTCTCCACCGTCTATTCCATCGTGCGTCAGCAGGGTGGTTGGATCCGCGTGGACAGCACGGTCGGCCAGGGCACGACCTTTTTCATCTACCAGCCGGTGGCCGTGGCGCCCGCCGTCCCGGAGGGCTCCGTCGAAACCGTGCCGGGCTGCACCGCCCCCGCCACCGAGGGACCGCGCCATGTGCTCGTGGTCGAGGACGACCCCGCCGTGAAATCGCTGCTCTCCGGCATCCTGCGCCGCCGCGGCATCCCGCACACGCTCGCCGACGACGGCGTCATCGCTCTCCAGATCTGGCGCAGCACGCTCCTGCCCTTCGATTTGGTCGTCTCCGACATCCTCATGCCCAACGGCGTGAACGGCATCGAACTCGCCCGTAAGCTGCGCGAACAGAACCCGCAGCTCAGCATCATCCTCACCTCCGGTTTCAGTGAGCTGCTCGCCGACCCGGCCAACCTGAACCTGCCCGGTGGCCCGCCCAAGGTGCTGCTGAAACCCTTCGCGCCCGAGGAACTGGTGTCCGCCATGCTGGAAGCCTGCGCCACGCCCGTGGCCTGA